The Chloroflexota bacterium region AGCCTGCACCTTATGCTTCGGCTTGACGGCCTGCCGCTTCCACTTCTCGATTTTGCATATCTTTGCCATGCGCTACGCCTCCAGCATTGCGGCTATGCCGCCGCGTCCTTTGGCCGTCCCTCTTTCGAGAAGGCCCAGCCCATCAGCACAAGCAGCCGCCTAGCGACCTGGTCGTCCCTTGCCGAGGTCACGATGGTGATCTGCATGCCACGAATCTTGTCTATGGAATTGAAGTCAATCTCCGGGAAGACGGACTGCTCGCGCAGGCCGATGGTGTAGTTACCTCGGCCATCGAAACCGCGATTCGGCATGCCGCGGAAGTCCCGGATACGGGGGATGGTCACGTTGATCAGACGGTCCAGAAACTCGTACATGCGGCTACCGCGCAGGGTGACCATAACGCCGATGCCGGATCCC contains the following coding sequences:
- the rplE gene encoding 50S ribosomal protein L5, with protein sequence MGEALENPKALENAARDLGAIAGQHPVITRAKKSIANFKVRQGSGIGVMVTLRGSRMYEFLDRLINVTIPRIRDFRGMPNRGFDGRGNYTIGLREQSVFPEIDFNSIDKIRGMQITIVTSARDDQVARRLLVLMGWAFSKEGRPKDAAA